One genomic window of Quercus lobata isolate SW786 chromosome 9, ValleyOak3.0 Primary Assembly, whole genome shotgun sequence includes the following:
- the LOC115961346 gene encoding F-box/kelch-repeat protein At3g23880-like, whose translation MRICKARCLRSFTIPNDLILSRLRVKSLVRFVSKAWHALISSRQYAKCHFQRASQNPNRMNLLVLTDNCVLSVGYRALFRSCVVHGQPVDVDFHGFPLWGEEDVETNLASCNGLLCFELYNANIYTSQYLVWNPSTKSYKNIPRPTSTPDSISCRLYGFGFGYYYSTDDHKIARPYQIFPFDILQIEIFSLKTFTWRTILPDEDNIFNRVAPFSPRTIFCNGAIYWSISHYMKPSIIYFDLADKIFHDLPWPESVSYNTR comes from the coding sequence ATGCGAATCTGCAAGGCACGGTGCCTGCGAAGCTTTACAATTCCAAATGACCTCATACTTTCAAGACTACGAGTGAAGTCTCTCGTGCGATTCGTATCCAAAGCATGGCATGCTTTGATCAGTAGTCGCCAATATGCTAAATGCCACTTTCAGAGAGCATCTCAAAACCCCAACCGCATGAACCTCCTTGTTTTGACTGACAACTGTGTTCTATCAGTAGGTTATCGAGCACTGTTTCGAAGCTGTGTTGTTCATGGTCAACCTGTTGATGTTGATTTTCATGGTTTTCCATTGTGGGGTGAAGAAGATGTTGAGACAAACTTGGCTTCTTGCAATGGCTTGCTATGTTTTGAATTATATAATGCGAACATATATACATCCCAGTATTTGGTTTGGAACCCATCTACCAAAAGTTACAAAAACATACCAAGACCAACATCAACACCTGATTCAATTTCTTGTCGGCTTTACGGTTTTGGTTTTGGCTACTATTATTCCACTGATGATCACAAGATAGCAAGGCCCTACCAGATTTTCCCTTTTGACATATTGCAGATCGAGATCTTTTCACTCAAGACCTTTACTTGGAGGACAATTCTGCCGGATGAGGACAATATTTTTAACCGCGTCGCTCCATTTAGTCCAAGGACTATATTCTGCAATGGGGCAATTTATTGGAGTATTAGCCATTATATGAAGCCGTCAatcatttattttgatttagcGGATAAGATATTTCATGACCTGCCATGGCCAGAATCTGTTTCTTATAACACGAGATGA